Within Thermus sp. CCB_US3_UF1, the genomic segment GATCACCCGCACCCGCACGCCCAGAAGGTCCTCGGGGGCGTAGACCGCTTGCACCCGCTCCCATACCCCTCGGTCCGGGGGAACCAAGGCCACAAGGACGTGAAAGGGCTGCAGATGCTCTAGGGAAAGCCGGCCCCCGGCGTATAAGAGCAGATCCGCCCGCAAGGCCAGGGCCTGGACCTCCTCGGCGCGGGCCACCACCGGCCCCCTGGCCCGCTCGGGCAGGCGGGCCAGGAAGCTATCCCCCTCGGCGAAGGTGCTGGCCGCCACCGCCACCTGGGCCAAGGGCCTGAGGAAGGGCGCTAAGGCGGGCCGCAAGGGCCCAAGCCAAAGGGCCTTGGCCCCGGGGAAGTGCTGGCCCAAGAAACGCTCCAGGGCTACCCCTTCCGTGTACTGGCCCCAAAGCCCCTTGGCGCCAGGCACCGCCAGGTCCATGAGGCCAGCCGCCTGCGCCTCCGCCTCGAGGCGCACCCCCTCGGGCGGGGGCAGGGCCTCGGCCAGCACCGCACCCGCAAACCCCAGGGGCCAGAGGCAAGGAAGGGCAGCCCAGGGGTTCTCGGTTTCCACGGGATAAGGGAAAAGGGGCAGCTTGGCCGTGGTCACCTCGGCCACCAGGCGGTCAAAGAGGGGGCTGGGCTTTTTATAGAAAAAAACCAAGGGGCGGGGCTGATGGTAAGGGGGCCACATGGGCTTCCTCCTAAGCCGGGCGCAGGTCGGCGTACTTGAGGGAGAGGCGTTTTAACCCCACCCCGTCAAAGTGCACCGTTACCTCGTCCCCGCTGGCCGCCACCACCGTGCCCAGGCCAAAGCGGGGATGGACCACCTTTTCCCCACCGCGGAAGGCCCCAGGCTTGGCCCGGTGGGGAGGGGGAACGGGCTTGGGAGGGGGAAGGCGGTAGGGGTCATACTCCTCGTACAGCCCCTCTTCCACCTCCTCCAGGAAGCGGCTGGGACGGCTGGCTTCGGGCCGCCCGTAGACCTCCCGCTCCTCGGCATAGGAAAGGTAAAGCCGTTCCTGGGCCCGGGTTACCCCCACATAGAAGAGGCGGCGCTCCTCCTCCAGGCCCTCCAGGGTGCTCACCGAGGAGCGATGGGGCAGAAGCCCCTCCTCCACCCCCACCAGGAAGACCACGGGGAACTCCAGCCCCTTGGCGTTGTGCAGGGTCATGAGGGCCACCTTCCCCCCGGCCTCCCCCGGCTCCTCGGCCCGGGCGGTGAGGGCCACCTTGTCCAGGAAGTCCATGAGCCCCTCGGCCTCCCGGGCCGCCCGGAGGAGCTCCTCCACGTTTTCCAGGCGGTCCTCGAGGTCCTCGGGGTAGGCTTCCTTGAGGTAAGCGGGGTAGTCCGTGGCCTCCAGGAGATGGCGAAAGAAGGCCTCGGCTGGGCCGAAGGCGAGGTCCATGAGCTCCTCCATCAGGGCCAGGAAGTGGCGCAGGGGCTCGGGGCGGGGTAGGACCTGGGCCGCCACCTTCAAGGCCTCGTAGAGGGGAAGGCCCTTCTCCTGGGCAATAGCCTGCACCTTTTCCACGGTGGCTGGGCCGATACCCCGGGGAGGGGTGTTCAAAACGCGTTTCAGGCTCACCGCATCCAAAGGGTTCAGGGCCAGGCGGGCGTAGGCCAGAAGGTCCTTGACCTCCGCCCGTTCAAAGAAGCCCACCCCTCCCACCACCCGCGCCCCGATGCCCCGGCTGGCCAGGGCCTGCTCCAGGAGGCGGCTTTGGGCGTTGGTGCGGTAGAGGACCGCCACCCGGTCGTAAGGGGGGCCCAGGCGCAGCACCTCCTCGGCCACGAAGCGGGCCTCCTCCCGGGCATCCCGGGCGCGGAAGAGGCGCACGGGCTCCCCGCCAGACTTCACTGGACGCAGGGTCTTCTCCAGGCGCAGGGCGTTCTTCACGATAACGGCGTTGGCGAAGCGCAGGATGCGCTCCGTGGAGCGGTAGTTCTCCTCGAGGCGGTAGACCTTGGCCCCGGGAAAGTCCTCCGTAAACTGCAGGATGTTTTTGATGTCGGCGGCCCGGAAGGAGTAGATGCCCTGGTCCGGGTCCCCCACGGCCATCAGGTTGGCCTCCTCCCCCGCCAACAGCTTGGTGAGGCGATACTGGACGGGGCTTGTGTCCTGGTACTCGTCCACGTGGATGAAGCGGGCCCGCTTCCGCACCCGCTTGCGCACCTCCGGGTCCTCCTCCAGAAGCTTTAGGGCCAGGAGGAGGATATCGCCAAAGTCCAGGGCCCCCTGGGCCCAGAGGGCCTGCTGGTAGCGGTGGAGCACGTCCAAAAGCCGGCCCCGGGAAAGCCCAGCATAGTACTCAGGAAGGTCGGCCAAAAGCCTTTCCGGCGGCTCTCCGCGGTTCTTGGCCCGGTCCAACAGGGCCTTGATGGGCCCCGGCTTGGCCGATACCCCCAGTTCCTTCAGCACCTCCTTCAGGAGGGCCGTCTGGTCGTCCTCGTCGTAAACCACAAAGCCCGGCTTCAAGCCCACCCGCTCCCCATAGAACCTGAGGATGCGCAAGGCTGCGGCGTGGAAGGTGGAAACCCAAAGCTCCCCCGCCCCCTTGACCATGGCCTTGAGGCGCTCCCGCATCTCCTCGGCGGCCTTGTTGGTGAAGGTCACCGCCAGGATCTCCGAGGGGTACACCCCTCGCCGGGCCATCAGGTAGGCCACCCGGTGGACCACCGTGCGGGTCTTGCCGCTGCCCGCCCCCGCCACCACCAGGGCAGGGCCCTCAAAGTGCAAGACCGCCTGGCGCTGGGCCTCGTTCAGGGAGGAAAGCCAAGCCTCGTCCAGGGGTTTCCCCGACGGGAAAGCATCCACGGGGCCGAGTCTACCACGGGGTAGACTTTAGGGCATGGAGCTCTCCCCTACCCAAGACGGCTTCTTGGGCGAGATCGCCAAGGACTTCACCTTCGCCACCGTGGCCCGCCTGGCGGGAGGGGTGGCGGCGCGCCTGGCGGAAGAAGGCCTCCGCCGGGTGGTGGTGGCCCACGACACCCGTTTCCTGGCCAAGGAGATGGCGGAGGAGGCGGCAAGGGTCCTGGCGGGGGCGGGCCTGGAAACCCACCTCCTACAAGGCCCTGCCCCCTTCCCCCTCTTCGCCTTCGCCCTGGCGGAGAAGGAGGCGGCTGGGTTCTACCTGACGGCCAGCCGCAAGCCCGCCCCCTACCAGGGGGTCAAGCTCCGCCGCGGCCCCGGGAAGCCCCTCTCCCCCGAGGAGCTCTCCCTGCCCCCTTCCCCCCCGGAAGGACGGGGCTCCTTCGCCCTTTTGGACCTAAAGAAGCCCTACCTGGAACGCCTGGCCCAAAGCGCCGGCGAGATGGGGGAGAAGGGGGGCGTGGTCTACCTGGACGCCATGGGCGGAGCGGGCGGGGGTTTCCTGGCAGGGGCGTTTAAGCGCCTGGGCCTTGGGGCCGAGCTGCGGGAAATCCACCCCCTCCCCCATCCCCTCTTCTACGGGGTGGACCCCAACCCCGTGCCGGAAAACCTGAACACCCTAAGGGTTCTCCTCAAGGCCCTGGAACCCCCCGGGGTGGGCTTCGCCTTGGACGGGGATGCCGACCGGCTCGCGGTTTTCCTTCCCGGGGGGGAGATGCTTCCTTCGGAAGGGGTACTGGCCCACCTGCGGGAAGCCTCCGCCGGGCGGGAGGTACAGGGGGATGGGGAAGGGGGGTACCTCTTCCCCTGGCACCTGCCGGAAAAGGATGCCTTCCTGGCCGCCCTGCTCCTCCTGAAGGTGCTCCTATGAGGGAACTCCTCCCCGGCCTTTACCTGCTTCCCGTACCCATCCCCTACCCCTTGAAGACGGTGAACCTCTACCTCCTCAAGGGGGAAGGGGAGGTGGCCCTGGTGGACACCGCCTTGGGCACCAAGACCGCCCGGGGCACCCTGGAGCTTTACCTGGCCGAGCTGGGGCTTTGCTTCCAAGACGTCCGCACGGTCCTCCTCACCCACCACCACCCCGACCACTACGGCCTTGCGGGCTTCCTGGAAGGCCTGGGGGCTAAGGTCTACCTGCACGAGGAGGAGCTTGGGCGGGGGCATCGCTTCTGGCAGGAACCCGAGGCCTTTGAGGGGGCTTCCTGGCAGCTTTTCCTGGAGCACGGGACCCCCGAGGAGGCCCTTGGGGGCATCCGGGAAACCATGGCCAAGACCCGGGAAAGGGTCCACCCCCCAAAGAACCCCGTCCCCCTCCGGGAGGGGGAGGTCCTCGAGGTGGCCGGGAAGCGGCTTCGGGTGGTCTGGACCCCCGGGCACGCGGACGGGCACGTGGCCTTCTGGCTGGAAGAAGAGGGGGTTCTCCTGGCAGGGGATGCCCTTCTGGAAAGGGTTTCCCCCAACGTGGGCCTCTGGGCCTACACCCGGGAAAACCCCTTACGGGACTTCCTGGCCTCCTTGGAGCGCCTGGCGGGCCTCCCCGCCCAGGTGGCTTACGCCGGCCACTTTGGCCCCATCCCCCAGGTGGGCAAGCGGGCCCAGGAGCTAGCCCTTCACCACCAGGAGCGCCTCGAGGCCCTCCTCCGCCACCTGGAAGGGCCCGAAACCGCGTGGGAACTTTCCCTCAAGCTCTTCCCCCAGGAGCTGGACGCCGCAGGCAGGCGCTTCGCCTTTGCCGAAACCCTGGCCCACCTAGAGTACCTGCGCCACGAGGGGCAGGTGGGACGGGAAGGCCCCCCCTACCGGTACTTCCGGGCCTAAAGACCCTTGCCGGGTAGACCTTCCAGGAGTAAACTTTGACCCGGTTCAAGGAGGTGCCATGCATCCTTGGTACGCCCACTACGACCCCGGGGTTCCCCAGGAGGCCCCCAAGCCCTGGCTTCTCACCGAGCTCCTTCGGGAAAACGCCCGCCGCTACCCAGAAAAGGTAGCCTTGGAGTTCTTGGGGCGAAGTATTTCCTACCAACGCCTCTGGCGCCAGGTGGAAGCCTTCGCCAGGGGTTTACAAGAGGCCGGCCTAGAGCCGGGGGAGCGGGTGGCCATCATGCTGCCCAACTCCCCCCAGTTCGTCATCGCCTTCTTCGGCACCCTGCTGGCCGGGGGAGTGGCGGTGAACACCAACCCCATGTACACCCCCCGGGAGCTGCGCCACCAGCTCCTGGACTCAGGGGCCAAAGCCCTGGTCATCCTGGACCTCCTCCTGCCCCGGTACCAGGAGGTGAAGGCCGAGGCCCCGGTAGAGGTCCTGGTGCGCACCGGGATCCAGGACTACTTGCCCTTCCCCAAGAACCTCCTCTACCCCCTGACGCTCAAGCGGAAGGGCCAGTGGCCCAAGGAGCTGGAAGGCATCCCTTGGCGCGCCTTCCTCAAGGCCTGGAAGCCGGAGCCCGTGGCCTTGGACCTGGATGACTTGGCCCTTTTGCAGTACACCGGGGGCACCACGGGGGTGGCCA encodes:
- a CDS encoding ATP-dependent helicase; the protein is MDAFPSGKPLDEAWLSSLNEAQRQAVLHFEGPALVVAGAGSGKTRTVVHRVAYLMARRGVYPSEILAVTFTNKAAEEMRERLKAMVKGAGELWVSTFHAAALRILRFYGERVGLKPGFVVYDEDDQTALLKEVLKELGVSAKPGPIKALLDRAKNRGEPPERLLADLPEYYAGLSRGRLLDVLHRYQQALWAQGALDFGDILLLALKLLEEDPEVRKRVRKRARFIHVDEYQDTSPVQYRLTKLLAGEEANLMAVGDPDQGIYSFRAADIKNILQFTEDFPGAKVYRLEENYRSTERILRFANAVIVKNALRLEKTLRPVKSGGEPVRLFRARDAREEARFVAEEVLRLGPPYDRVAVLYRTNAQSRLLEQALASRGIGARVVGGVGFFERAEVKDLLAYARLALNPLDAVSLKRVLNTPPRGIGPATVEKVQAIAQEKGLPLYEALKVAAQVLPRPEPLRHFLALMEELMDLAFGPAEAFFRHLLEATDYPAYLKEAYPEDLEDRLENVEELLRAAREAEGLMDFLDKVALTARAEEPGEAGGKVALMTLHNAKGLEFPVVFLVGVEEGLLPHRSSVSTLEGLEEERRLFYVGVTRAQERLYLSYAEEREVYGRPEASRPSRFLEEVEEGLYEEYDPYRLPPPKPVPPPHRAKPGAFRGGEKVVHPRFGLGTVVAASGDEVTVHFDGVGLKRLSLKYADLRPA
- a CDS encoding phosphoglucomutase codes for the protein MELSPTQDGFLGEIAKDFTFATVARLAGGVAARLAEEGLRRVVVAHDTRFLAKEMAEEAARVLAGAGLETHLLQGPAPFPLFAFALAEKEAAGFYLTASRKPAPYQGVKLRRGPGKPLSPEELSLPPSPPEGRGSFALLDLKKPYLERLAQSAGEMGEKGGVVYLDAMGGAGGGFLAGAFKRLGLGAELREIHPLPHPLFYGVDPNPVPENLNTLRVLLKALEPPGVGFALDGDADRLAVFLPGGEMLPSEGVLAHLREASAGREVQGDGEGGYLFPWHLPEKDAFLAALLLLKVLL
- a CDS encoding MBL fold metallo-hydrolase, which gives rise to MRELLPGLYLLPVPIPYPLKTVNLYLLKGEGEVALVDTALGTKTARGTLELYLAELGLCFQDVRTVLLTHHHPDHYGLAGFLEGLGAKVYLHEEELGRGHRFWQEPEAFEGASWQLFLEHGTPEEALGGIRETMAKTRERVHPPKNPVPLREGEVLEVAGKRLRVVWTPGHADGHVAFWLEEEGVLLAGDALLERVSPNVGLWAYTRENPLRDFLASLERLAGLPAQVAYAGHFGPIPQVGKRAQELALHHQERLEALLRHLEGPETAWELSLKLFPQELDAAGRRFAFAETLAHLEYLRHEGQVGREGPPYRYFRA